A genomic window from Triticum urartu cultivar G1812 chromosome 7, Tu2.1, whole genome shotgun sequence includes:
- the LOC125520629 gene encoding uncharacterized protein LOC125520629: MATALRLPSLLSSRAAPTTAARATIRGNRTGSFTHRVAAQPDDTTATTSTSTTPAPPAGFTPPVPKRFEVKPGQSNNIAGAALALPFRLGTGVFVLGYGVTLVDANEISPDQYALDFQGRKVKETSKVGQCPRPAKPIEIYEFEGCPFCRKVREMVSVLDLDVLYYPCPKGSPTFRPKVLEMGGKKQFPYMVDPNTGVAMYESDDIINYLAKTYGDGSVPIMLKLGLLTTITAGLALSGRSGKGSSYSPAKLPSQPIEIWAYEGSPFCKIARETLVELELPHLLHSCARGSPKRQDFFEKYGLFQAPYIEDPNTGVKMFESADIVEYLRATYAA, from the exons ATGGCCACGGCGCTCCGCCTCCCGTCTCTCCTCTCCTCCCGCGCCGCCCCTACCACCGCCGCTCGCGCTACCATCCGAGGGAATCGGACAGGATCGTTTACTCACAGGGTCGCCGCGCAGCCTGACgacaccaccgccaccacctccacctccaccacGCCGGCTCCGCCCGCCGGGTTCACGCCTCCGGTTCCCAAGCGGTTCGAGGTCAAGCCCGGCCAGTCAAACAacatcgccggcgccgccctcGCTTTGCCCTTCCGCCTCGGCACCGGCGTCTTCGTCCTAGG ATATGGAGTGACACTTGTTGATGCTAACGAGATATCACCAGATCAATATGCTTTGGATTTCCAAG GTCGGAAGGTGAAAGAAACGTCGAAGGTGGGGCAGTGCCCTCGACCTGCTAAGCCTATTGAAATATACGAGTTTGAAGG ATGTCCATTTTGTCGAAAG GTCAGAGAGATGGTATCCGTCCTGGACCTTGATGTTTTATATTACCCTTGTCCTAAAGGCAGCCCAACCTTCCGGCCAAAGGTTCTAGAGATGGGTGGAAAGAAACAGTTTCCTTACATG GTCGATCCAAACACAGGAGTTGCTATGTATGAATCAGATGACATCATAAATTACCTGGCAAAAACTTACG GTGATGGAAGTGTTCCAATTATGCTAAAACTTGGTCTATTGACA ACAATAACGGCAGGGCTTGCATTGAGTGGGCGTAGCGGGAAG GGGTCTTCCTACAGTCCTGCAAAGCTTCCATCTCAGCCAATAGAGATATGGGCATACGAG GGATCTCCTTTCTGTAAAATAGCGCGTGAGACCCTTGTCGAATTGGAGTTGCCACACTTGCTACACAG CTGTGCGCGTGGCAGCCCCAAGCGACAGGATTTTTTTGAGAAATATGGTCTTTTCCAG GCGCCTTATATCGAGGATCCTAACACGGGGGTAAAGATGTTCGAAAGCGCCGACATCGTAGAGTATCTGAGGGCAACATATGCTGCTTGA